The Oceanidesulfovibrio indonesiensis genome has a segment encoding these proteins:
- a CDS encoding DUF4372 domain-containing protein, which translates to MELVSKQLTQKENLDVAHHNTILSQLLSLIPRHDFERLERKHSSGRQPRIFTRWSQFVCLA; encoded by the coding sequence ATGGAATTGGTGTCTAAGCAACTCACACAAAAGGAGAATTTGGACGTGGCACACCATAACACAATCCTTTCTCAACTGCTATCCTTGATCCCCAGACATGATTTTGAGCGCCTTGAACGCAAGCACTCCAGCGGACGCCAACCACGCATTTTCACCCGTTGGAGCCAGTTTGTATGCCTGGCCTT